One window of the Crassaminicella thermophila genome contains the following:
- a CDS encoding segregation and condensation protein A produces the protein MSYNVKLEVFEGPFDLLFHLIEKAKVDIYNIPIADIAEQYIQHIENMKKFDLEITSEFLVMASTLIEIKSKMLLPNKQEQQLEMDIVEEDPRQDLVKRLIEYKKFKNAAIEFKKREEIYTKIFYKDPEQLDQFVKYDKNELVDLDIKDLLDAFNRLLKKRKRINKNRIHITEIKRDAITIEDKIEQIKKIISKNTLLDFDQLFINSSDRSEVVVTFLALLELIKLKLIIVQQNKIFGNIIIKRNIANNEV, from the coding sequence ATGTCATATAATGTAAAACTTGAAGTTTTTGAAGGACCTTTTGATCTGTTGTTTCACTTGATTGAGAAAGCAAAAGTAGATATATATAATATTCCTATTGCAGATATCGCAGAACAGTATATTCAGCATATTGAAAATATGAAAAAATTCGATTTAGAAATTACCAGTGAATTTTTAGTTATGGCATCTACGCTTATAGAAATTAAGTCTAAAATGCTTCTTCCAAATAAACAAGAACAACAACTAGAGATGGACATTGTTGAAGAAGATCCAAGGCAAGATTTAGTAAAAAGGCTTATTGAATATAAAAAATTTAAGAATGCAGCAATCGAGTTCAAAAAACGTGAAGAAATTTATACGAAAATTTTTTATAAGGATCCAGAACAATTGGATCAATTTGTTAAATATGATAAGAACGAGTTAGTAGATCTAGATATTAAAGACCTTCTAGATGCGTTTAATAGGTTATTAAAAAAAAGAAAAAGAATAAATAAAAATCGAATACATATTACAGAAATAAAAAGAGATGCAATAACTATAGAAGATAAGATAGAGCAAATAAAAAAAATTATTAGTAAAAATACTTTACTAGACTTTGATCAATTATTTATAAATTCTTCTGATAGAAGTGAAGTTGTTGTAACTTTCTTAGCACTTTTAGAATTGATAAAATTAAAGCTTATTATTGTACAACAAAATAAAATATTTGGAAATATTATCATAAAAAGAAACATTGCAAATAATGAGGTGTAG
- a CDS encoding D-alanyl-D-alanine carboxypeptidase family protein — protein MRLKNDKIFVFFICFVIIFSNCSIFGNAQEFDVNAKSAILMDASSGKIIFEKNIHDKLPPASVTKIMTMLLAMEAINQGKISLDDKVLISERASSMGGSQLYLEPGEEKTVEELIKGISVASANDACVALGEHISGTEEMFIKRMNQKAKELGMNDTQFMNTNGLPQEGHYTSAYDIALMSKELLKYPKIHEYLTIWMSTMKVGLPNKRQTNLQLTNTNKLIKTYPGANGIKTGYTSDAKYCLSASATKNGLTLIAVILGSPTSKIRFAEAKKLLNYGFATYSAVPIVKKNQIIDELLVEKGKETKINVVAKDNLSALVRKGEENKVYKEIILPKYIKAPFKANEKVGEIILTKDGQEIGRVDILTEKGMEAASFLNIFHKIITQTVK, from the coding sequence ATGAGATTAAAAAATGACAAAATATTTGTTTTTTTTATATGTTTTGTAATAATATTTAGCAATTGTTCTATATTTGGAAATGCCCAAGAGTTTGATGTAAATGCAAAATCTGCAATTTTGATGGATGCTTCAAGCGGAAAAATAATATTTGAAAAAAATATTCATGATAAGCTTCCCCCTGCTAGCGTAACCAAAATAATGACCATGTTACTTGCGATGGAGGCTATTAATCAAGGAAAAATATCTTTAGATGATAAGGTCCTTATTAGTGAACGTGCTTCTTCAATGGGAGGAAGTCAACTTTATTTAGAGCCGGGTGAAGAAAAAACAGTAGAAGAACTTATAAAAGGTATTTCAGTAGCTTCTGCAAATGATGCATGTGTAGCGCTAGGTGAACACATAAGTGGAACTGAAGAAATGTTTATTAAAAGAATGAATCAAAAAGCAAAAGAACTTGGAATGAATGATACACAGTTTATGAATACAAATGGATTACCACAAGAAGGACATTATACAAGTGCTTATGATATTGCATTAATGTCTAAGGAATTATTGAAATATCCTAAGATTCATGAATATTTAACAATCTGGATGTCAACAATGAAAGTAGGATTGCCTAATAAAAGACAGACGAATCTTCAGTTAACAAATACTAATAAGCTCATTAAAACTTATCCTGGTGCAAATGGTATAAAGACAGGATATACATCAGATGCTAAATATTGCTTATCTGCTTCTGCTACAAAAAACGGACTTACACTAATAGCTGTAATATTAGGAAGTCCTACTTCAAAAATAAGATTCGCAGAAGCAAAAAAACTACTTAATTATGGATTTGCTACTTATAGTGCTGTTCCAATAGTTAAGAAAAATCAAATTATTGATGAGTTACTAGTTGAAAAAGGAAAAGAAACAAAGATAAATGTTGTAGCTAAAGATAATTTAAGTGCTTTGGTAAGAAAAGGTGAAGAGAATAAAGTCTATAAGGAAATCATATTGCCTAAATATATAAAAGCACCTTTTAAAGCAAATGAAAAAGTGGGTGAAATTATTTTAACAAAAGATGGACAAGAAATTGGAAGAGTTGATATTTTAACGGAGAAAGGAATGGAAGCTGCTTCTTTTTTAAATATATTTCATAAAATAATTACTCAAACTGTTAAATAA
- the xerD gene encoding site-specific tyrosine recombinase XerD, translated as MNVYLDDFIHYLAYEKELSKNTLESYKRDVSQFIDYLKGREILDVKEVNKTTIITYLLHLQKLGKATSTISRNLASIRSFSQFLLNEKFIDKDPTIHLESPKSEKKLPDILTLEEVELLLAQPDNNNQIGIRDKAMLELLYATGIRVSELVALDCSHLNLDMGYITCCSNQNKERIIPIGSIAKKAIDEYINKVRQYLVKDKIEMSLFVNYHGTRLTRQGFWKIIKKYTQKAKINKKITPHTLRHSFATHLLQNGADLKSVQEMLGHSDISTTQVYTLLTKNKIKEVYNKAHPRA; from the coding sequence ATGAATGTTTACTTAGATGATTTTATACATTATTTAGCCTATGAAAAAGAACTATCAAAAAACACCTTGGAATCTTATAAAAGGGATGTTTCTCAATTTATAGATTATTTAAAGGGAAGAGAAATATTAGATGTAAAAGAGGTTAATAAGACGACAATTATAACCTATTTATTGCATTTACAAAAATTAGGCAAGGCTACATCGACTATTTCGAGGAATCTTGCATCTATACGTTCTTTTTCGCAATTTCTATTAAATGAGAAATTTATCGATAAAGATCCAACTATTCATTTAGAATCTCCTAAATCTGAAAAAAAGTTACCAGACATTCTAACCTTAGAAGAAGTAGAGTTATTGTTAGCTCAGCCAGATAATAATAATCAAATAGGAATAAGAGATAAAGCTATGCTAGAGTTATTATATGCAACAGGTATACGTGTTTCTGAACTTGTAGCCCTTGATTGTTCTCATTTGAATTTAGATATGGGATATATTACATGTTGCAGTAATCAAAACAAAGAAAGAATAATTCCTATTGGGTCTATAGCAAAAAAAGCTATAGATGAATATATTAATAAAGTACGACAATATTTAGTAAAAGACAAAATAGAAATGTCATTGTTTGTAAATTACCATGGAACCAGACTAACACGACAGGGATTTTGGAAAATAATAAAGAAGTATACACAGAAGGCAAAAATTAATAAAAAAATTACACCTCATACTTTAAGACATTCATTTGCAACACATTTACTTCAAAATGGTGCAGATTTAAAATCAGTTCAAGAAATGTTAGGTCATTCAGATATATCAACGACACAAGTTTACACACTACTGACAAAGAATAAAATAAAAGAAGTTTATAATAAAGCACATCCAAGAGCCTAA
- the spoIIM gene encoding stage II sporulation protein M, translating to MIKRFQIIVLKHIQGNVFIYFIVCMFFIIGISSGAFTVKALADNQKQELINYMRSFFQVLSNKSIDASSILKQSLINNLQTAALIWILGITVIGAPLILLLIAIRGLIIGFTVGFLVEQLGFKGILFSFISIFPQNLFIIPSIIVIGVIGIGFSKMIIRNRKNRTYSSNDNTFRQFILYSTINSFISLFIIFGCMIEAYITPVFMKALSKYM from the coding sequence TTGATAAAAAGATTCCAAATAATTGTGCTTAAGCATATACAAGGAAATGTTTTTATATATTTTATAGTATGTATGTTTTTTATTATAGGAATTTCATCTGGTGCATTCACAGTAAAAGCTTTAGCTGATAATCAAAAACAAGAATTGATAAATTATATGAGAAGTTTTTTTCAAGTCCTGAGCAATAAATCTATTGATGCATCATCTATACTGAAGCAATCGTTGATAAATAATTTGCAAACAGCAGCTTTAATTTGGATATTAGGTATAACAGTTATAGGAGCGCCATTAATATTATTGTTAATAGCAATAAGGGGACTAATTATTGGTTTTACAGTTGGATTCTTAGTAGAACAATTGGGATTTAAAGGAATTTTATTTTCTTTTATTTCTATATTTCCTCAAAATCTATTTATTATACCAAGTATTATCGTTATAGGAGTAATTGGTATTGGTTTTTCTAAAATGATCATTAGAAATAGGAAAAATAGAACCTATAGTAGTAATGATAACACATTTAGACAGTTTATATTGTATAGTACTATCAATTCTTTTATTTCCTTATTCATAATATTTGGATGTATGATTGAAGCTTATATAACACCAGTGTTTATGAAAGCACTCTCTAAGTATATGTAG
- a CDS encoding DUF3866 family protein: MIGIKVGKVLEILKCNINSTEILVEINNHNYKAINYNRLTGDVKIGDSLLLNTTAVDLNLGTGGYHFVVSNLDSPNKDITNGGHIMKLRYSPYQIKVFAAEEQGSIFHDIFNKFKSLNGMPVIIGTLHSMLPPIIKVLKTYNKNIKIAYIMTDGAALPIDLSNTIKDLKEKKLIASTITIGNAFGGDLDCVNIYNGLIAAKEIIKCDIAVVTMGPGIVGTGTKFGFSGIEQGNIIDATNDLGGIPIAVPRISFADIRKRHRGISHHTLTVLSKISKTRAVVGIPNFEESKKEYINLQIDNTEIQKKHKILYMDTTKTTEILENSTINMRTMGRDFQNDKDFFITAGLAGELGIKILNDPQLEILK, translated from the coding sequence TTGATAGGTATTAAAGTTGGGAAAGTTCTTGAAATATTAAAATGTAATATCAATAGTACTGAAATATTGGTAGAAATAAATAATCATAACTACAAGGCTATTAATTATAATAGATTAACTGGGGATGTAAAAATAGGCGATTCTTTATTATTGAATACTACTGCTGTAGATTTAAACCTTGGGACAGGTGGATATCACTTTGTTGTATCAAATTTAGATAGTCCTAATAAAGATATAACAAATGGTGGGCATATTATGAAACTAAGGTATTCTCCATATCAGATAAAGGTATTTGCTGCTGAAGAACAAGGAAGTATATTTCATGATATTTTTAATAAATTTAAGTCTTTAAATGGTATGCCTGTTATAATAGGAACTTTGCATAGTATGCTGCCGCCAATTATAAAAGTTTTAAAAACGTATAACAAAAATATAAAAATTGCTTATATTATGACTGATGGAGCAGCACTTCCTATTGATTTAAGCAATACTATAAAAGATTTAAAAGAAAAAAAACTAATAGCTAGTACCATAACTATTGGAAATGCTTTTGGAGGAGATTTAGATTGCGTAAATATTTATAATGGGCTTATTGCAGCTAAAGAGATTATTAAATGTGATATAGCTGTGGTGACAATGGGACCAGGAATTGTTGGAACAGGCACTAAATTTGGTTTTAGTGGTATAGAACAAGGAAATATTATTGATGCAACAAATGATTTAGGAGGAATTCCTATCGCTGTTCCTAGAATAAGTTTTGCTGATATTAGAAAGAGGCATAGAGGTATAAGTCATCATACGTTAACTGTTCTTAGTAAAATAAGTAAAACTCGTGCTGTTGTAGGTATTCCAAATTTTGAAGAAAGTAAAAAAGAGTATATTAATTTACAAATAGATAATACTGAAATTCAAAAGAAACATAAAATATTATATATGGATACAACAAAGACAACAGAGATATTAGAAAATTCAACAATAAATATGCGTACAATGGGTAGAGATTTTCAAAATGATAAAGATTTTTTTATTACTGCTGGCTTAGCGGGTGAATTGGGTATTAAGATTTTAAATGATCCTCAATTAGAGATTCTAAAGTAG
- a CDS encoding MraY family glycosyltransferase codes for MLILFTYFVVGFFISKFLIPMFLDLLYESGCVRSNYNGENIPVGMGLVFIPVIAIQTVFLLIWKSKSNIIVCLIFMIGSLAMGLAGLLDDLLGNRNVTGLKGHFKMMLKLKLTTGGFKAAFGGLIALTISIIISDDFLNIFINTLIIALFTNFINLLDLRPGRALKGFLFSGIVIVLNPIFETFRLLLFGLFGSVLAYLPCDLKAKSMMGDVGSNILGISLGIACISAGFYVRTIILGFLILIHLYTEKYSLTETIQRVKILKYLDEMGR; via the coding sequence ATGCTTATATTATTTACTTATTTTGTTGTAGGATTTTTTATAAGTAAATTTTTGATTCCTATGTTTTTGGATCTATTGTATGAATCAGGGTGTGTAAGGAGTAATTATAATGGTGAAAATATTCCTGTAGGTATGGGGCTGGTATTTATTCCGGTGATCGCTATACAGACCGTTTTTTTATTAATCTGGAAATCTAAAAGTAATATTATTGTTTGCTTAATATTTATGATAGGTTCTTTAGCTATGGGATTAGCAGGGCTATTAGATGATTTACTAGGAAATAGAAATGTTACTGGTCTAAAGGGCCATTTTAAGATGATGTTAAAGCTTAAATTAACAACGGGTGGATTTAAAGCAGCTTTTGGTGGATTAATTGCATTAACAATAAGTATAATTATTTCTGATGATTTTTTAAACATTTTTATAAATACATTAATTATAGCGCTTTTTACTAACTTTATAAATTTATTAGACTTACGTCCTGGTAGAGCATTAAAAGGTTTTTTGTTTAGTGGTATTGTTATAGTTTTGAATCCTATTTTTGAAACATTTCGATTGCTACTATTTGGATTATTTGGTTCAGTATTAGCCTACTTACCATGTGATCTTAAGGCAAAGTCTATGATGGGAGATGTAGGTTCAAATATATTAGGAATTTCATTAGGAATAGCATGTATTTCTGCAGGTTTTTATGTACGAACAATTATATTAGGATTTTTAATTTTAATACATCTTTATACAGAAAAATATTCTTTAACGGAGACTATTCAACGAGTAAAAATATTAAAATATCTTGATGAAATGGGTAGATAA
- a CDS encoding glycosyltransferase family 2 protein: MSNSITVLVPAYNEADRIKDTIYAIKGSRYVDRIVVLDDGSKDDTYHVVSSTGVEAYRLNNNKGKGFALKLGIEKVLEESSIVVFLDADLGKTASEVDKLIVPIIKDEADVTIARFSAPKKKGGFGIVKNLAKHGVKFYTGCTINTSLSGQRAFKSKVLKKLGDFPSDYGVEVGMTIDIINMGFRIKEIDVNMTHRETGRDIKSFMHRGKQFYQIFLTLLQKSKGEIK; the protein is encoded by the coding sequence ATGTCTAATTCAATTACTGTTTTAGTACCTGCATATAATGAAGCTGATAGAATAAAAGATACTATTTATGCAATAAAAGGTTCAAGATATGTAGATAGAATTGTGGTATTAGATGATGGATCTAAAGATGATACCTATCATGTTGTTAGTAGTACTGGTGTAGAAGCATACCGTTTGAACAACAATAAAGGGAAAGGATTTGCTTTAAAATTAGGAATAGAAAAAGTATTAGAAGAAAGTAGCATTGTAGTTTTTTTAGATGCAGACCTTGGAAAAACTGCATCAGAAGTTGATAAATTGATTGTTCCAATTATAAAAGATGAAGCAGATGTTACAATTGCAAGATTTTCTGCTCCTAAGAAAAAGGGCGGTTTTGGAATTGTTAAAAATTTAGCAAAACATGGTGTGAAATTTTATACTGGATGTACTATTAATACTTCACTTTCTGGACAGAGAGCTTTTAAATCAAAGGTACTCAAAAAATTAGGTGACTTTCCATCAGATTATGGAGTTGAGGTAGGAATGACTATTGATATTATAAATATGGGATTCAGAATTAAAGAAATAGATGTAAATATGACACATAGAGAGACAGGAAGAGATATAAAAAGTTTTATGCATAGAGGAAAACAATTTTACCAAATATTTTTAACATTACTCCAAAAATCTAAAGGAGAGATAAAGTAA
- the steA gene encoding putative cytokinetic ring protein SteA: MLVKSIARIDKKTKELVKRLNPGEIAVINHKDLDEVAANSLVMCKPRMIINANQSISGRYPNLGPEIIEKAGIPILDNVGIEVFKAINDGDFLEVIDNKIFINGQYIGSGIILTKQLIKMKLEETSINFQQELDKFIENTLEYAKKEKDMLLGNLIIPKVKTKFKGRHTLVVVRGKNYKEDLHAIRSYIEEFNPILVGVDGGGDALIECGYVPDIIVGDMDSVSDECLRVCKEIIVHAYPNGEAPGLKRIKELGLESIIFPAPGTSEDIAMLLAFENETELIVAVGTHSNMVDFLEKGRKGMASTFLVRLKVGSKLIDAKGVNKLYRESVKFKHFAGLAFGAMIPIFIVGLLSPTVQQLLKIIYYKIKICSSNGIFREVSHLVINLKYYVITIVAIFLAIGIGIFIGIMLDGQDLIVEQQKQIVAQLESKFDEFKIKQDSLQEKIELLTSEKEKNEKFINTIYPIIVKDKLKDLNIVILETSEYYDYSGIIDAFKKAGVNSVTNIIVKDFSTSDEEKLIQLSNKFKLTGDSKEELHVQLIKRFCNALVSGNDMKFIKYLKDIKMIDYTDKLVFPTDYVIVAGGSIDEEKSLLTKVDVPIINCIKGANIPVMAVEKLSVDYSNIPDYKKLRISTVDNVDTIIGKISMLMVVSGREGHFGEKESAEALVPEGFITID, translated from the coding sequence ATGTTAGTAAAATCAATTGCAAGAATAGATAAGAAAACTAAAGAACTTGTGAAAAGATTAAATCCTGGAGAAATTGCGGTGATTAACCATAAAGACTTAGATGAAGTAGCTGCGAATTCTTTGGTTATGTGTAAACCACGTATGATTATTAATGCTAATCAATCAATTAGTGGTAGATATCCTAATCTTGGGCCTGAGATTATAGAAAAAGCAGGTATTCCTATTTTAGATAATGTAGGAATTGAAGTTTTTAAGGCTATTAATGATGGGGATTTCTTGGAGGTTATTGACAATAAAATTTTTATTAATGGACAATATATTGGAAGTGGAATAATCTTAACGAAACAATTAATTAAAATGAAATTAGAAGAAACAAGTATAAACTTCCAACAAGAATTAGACAAATTTATTGAAAACACATTAGAATATGCAAAAAAAGAAAAAGATATGCTATTAGGAAACTTAATAATTCCTAAAGTTAAAACTAAGTTTAAAGGTAGACACACTCTAGTTGTTGTGAGAGGGAAAAACTATAAAGAAGATTTACATGCTATAAGGTCTTATATAGAAGAATTTAATCCTATATTAGTTGGTGTTGATGGTGGTGGAGATGCTCTTATAGAGTGTGGTTATGTTCCTGATATTATTGTTGGTGATATGGATAGTGTTTCTGATGAATGTTTAAGGGTATGTAAAGAAATAATTGTACATGCTTATCCAAATGGAGAAGCGCCAGGATTAAAAAGAATAAAGGAACTAGGATTAGAAAGTATAATATTTCCAGCTCCAGGAACAAGTGAAGATATTGCAATGTTATTAGCATTCGAAAATGAAACAGAACTAATTGTAGCTGTGGGTACGCATTCGAATATGGTAGATTTTCTTGAAAAAGGTAGAAAAGGTATGGCGAGCACTTTTCTTGTTCGATTAAAAGTAGGATCAAAACTTATAGATGCAAAAGGTGTTAATAAGCTATACAGAGAAAGCGTAAAGTTTAAACACTTTGCTGGTTTAGCCTTTGGAGCTATGATTCCTATTTTTATTGTAGGATTATTGTCTCCAACAGTGCAACAATTATTAAAAATTATTTATTATAAAATTAAAATTTGTTCTTCCAATGGAATTTTTAGGGAGGTATCACATTTGGTAATTAATTTAAAGTATTATGTAATAACGATTGTTGCAATATTTTTAGCAATTGGAATAGGGATATTTATTGGCATTATGTTAGATGGACAAGATTTAATTGTTGAGCAGCAGAAACAAATTGTTGCTCAATTAGAAAGTAAATTTGATGAATTTAAGATTAAGCAAGACAGTTTACAAGAGAAGATAGAATTATTAACTTCAGAAAAAGAAAAAAATGAAAAGTTTATCAATACTATTTATCCAATAATAGTAAAAGATAAGTTAAAGGATTTAAATATAGTTATATTAGAGACAAGTGAATATTATGATTATTCTGGAATAATAGATGCTTTTAAGAAAGCAGGGGTTAATAGTGTAACTAATATTATTGTCAAAGATTTTTCTACATCAGATGAAGAAAAATTAATTCAATTATCTAATAAGTTTAAATTAACTGGAGATTCCAAAGAAGAATTGCATGTACAATTAATAAAAAGATTTTGTAATGCACTGGTTTCTGGTAATGATATGAAGTTTATAAAGTATTTAAAAGATATAAAAATGATAGATTATACAGATAAGCTTGTATTTCCTACAGATTATGTTATTGTAGCAGGAGGAAGTATAGATGAAGAAAAAAGTTTATTAACTAAGGTAGATGTTCCAATTATTAATTGTATTAAAGGTGCAAATATTCCAGTTATGGCGGTTGAAAAATTAAGTGTCGATTATTCAAATATTCCAGATTATAAAAAATTAAGAATTTCTACTGTTGATAATGTGGATACAATCATTGGAAAAATTTCCATGTTAATGGTAGTAAGTGGAAGAGAAGGTCATTTTGGAGAAAAAGAAAGTGCTGAAGCATTAGTTCCAGAAGGATTTATAACTATAGATTAG
- the proB gene encoding glutamate 5-kinase, translating into MISEIINKSKKIVIKIGSNTLANEDGTVNKIFLQELSEQINFLIDQGKQIVMVSSGARIAGVATIGKWMRKEDIHYKQALCAIGQVELMDAYRKVFSEYNIHIGQMLLTREDFSDSNRTLNIRNTLFTLVDEGVIPIINENDTVSVDEIKIGDNDTLAALTTNIWNADLLILFSDIDGIFNKNPKDHKDAILLEQISDIDQLLENIEIGEVNAFGTGGIATKIEAARKVNNYGIPMILANGKKENILFKLLDRTEKATLFVPR; encoded by the coding sequence ATGATTTCAGAAATTATAAATAAAAGTAAAAAAATTGTTATTAAGATTGGCAGTAATACATTAGCTAATGAAGACGGAACAGTTAATAAGATATTTTTGCAAGAGTTAAGCGAACAAATAAATTTTTTAATAGATCAAGGAAAACAAATAGTTATGGTTTCTTCGGGAGCAAGAATTGCAGGAGTAGCGACAATAGGTAAGTGGATGAGAAAAGAAGACATTCATTATAAACAAGCTCTATGTGCTATTGGACAGGTAGAATTGATGGATGCTTATAGAAAAGTTTTTAGTGAATATAATATTCATATTGGACAAATGCTTTTGACTAGAGAAGATTTTTCTGATTCTAATAGAACTTTAAATATTAGAAACACTTTATTTACTTTAGTAGATGAAGGTGTTATACCAATTATTAACGAAAATGATACTGTTAGTGTGGACGAAATAAAAATTGGGGATAATGATACTTTAGCAGCACTTACAACAAATATTTGGAATGCAGATTTATTAATTTTGTTTAGTGATATTGACGGTATATTTAATAAAAATCCAAAAGATCATAAGGATGCAATATTATTAGAACAAATATCAGATATTGATCAATTATTAGAAAATATTGAAATTGGAGAAGTGAATGCTTTTGGAACAGGAGGAATTGCTACCAAAATTGAAGCAGCGAGAAAAGTTAATAATTATGGTATTCCAATGATCCTAGCTAATGGAAAAAAAGAGAATATTTTATTTAAATTATTAGATAGAACTGAAAAAGCAACTTTATTTGTTCCAAGATAA
- a CDS encoding glutamate-5-semialdehyde dehydrogenase, whose amino-acid sequence MTLVDKCKKLCKASEILATMDTKLKNEALYQVGLSLKEYKAFILEENKKDVEKAKKDNMKESLIDRLCLSEERIDDMIEGIHNIIELKDPVWKSNELWTLENGLTLSKMTVPLGVIGIIYESRPNVTVDAFSLALKSGNCILLRGSSSSINSNNALVYAIKEGLKKSPVSENVIEFIDDIDRSVVKEMLTLNEYIDVIIPRGGKDLIQFVVKNATVPTIETGVGNCHIFVDETADIKKSIDIIENAKVQRPGVCNACETVLVHKKIANLFLPKLYDRLIERVEIRGCQETKKIIPVNSAIEEDWYKEYLDYILAVKVVENVDDAIFHIRKYGTKHSEAILTESLTNANKFLRQVDAAAVYVNASTRFTDGGQFGFGAEMGISTQKIHARGPMGLNELVTVKYTIIGNGQIRE is encoded by the coding sequence ATGACTTTAGTTGATAAATGTAAAAAGTTATGCAAAGCTTCAGAAATATTAGCTACTATGGATACTAAACTTAAAAACGAAGCTTTATATCAAGTAGGGCTTAGTTTAAAAGAATATAAGGCATTTATTTTAGAAGAAAATAAAAAAGATGTTGAAAAAGCAAAGAAAGATAATATGAAAGAAAGCTTAATTGATAGATTATGCTTAAGTGAAGAAAGAATTGATGATATGATAGAAGGTATTCACAATATTATTGAATTAAAAGATCCTGTATGGAAGAGCAATGAGTTATGGACTTTAGAAAATGGCTTAACATTAAGTAAGATGACAGTACCTTTAGGTGTTATTGGTATTATTTATGAATCAAGGCCAAATGTAACAGTAGATGCTTTTTCTCTTGCGTTAAAAAGTGGAAATTGCATTTTGCTTCGTGGAAGTTCTTCATCTATTAATTCTAATAATGCTTTAGTATATGCTATTAAAGAAGGTTTAAAAAAGAGTCCTGTTTCTGAAAATGTTATTGAATTTATAGATGATATTGATAGATCAGTGGTAAAAGAAATGCTAACATTAAATGAATATATAGATGTAATTATTCCAAGAGGGGGAAAGGACTTAATTCAATTTGTTGTAAAGAATGCTACAGTACCAACGATTGAAACTGGTGTAGGTAACTGTCATATATTTGTAGATGAAACAGCAGATATTAAAAAATCTATAGATATTATTGAAAATGCAAAGGTTCAGCGTCCAGGAGTTTGTAATGCTTGTGAAACTGTATTAGTTCATAAAAAAATAGCTAACTTGTTTTTGCCTAAATTATATGATCGTTTAATAGAACGAGTAGAGATACGTGGTTGTCAAGAGACAAAAAAGATTATTCCAGTTAATTCTGCAATAGAAGAAGATTGGTATAAAGAATATTTGGATTATATTTTAGCTGTTAAGGTAGTGGAAAATGTTGATGATGCTATTTTTCATATTCGGAAATATGGTACAAAACATTCAGAAGCAATTTTGACAGAAAGCTTAACAAATGCAAATAAGTTTTTACGTCAAGTAGATGCCGCAGCTGTATATGTAAATGCTTCTACTAGATTTACAGATGGTGGACAATTTGGCTTTGGAGCAGAAATGGGAATTAGCACACAAAAAATACATGCACGTGGGCCAATGGGACTTAATGAATTGGTAACAGTGAAATATACAATTATTGGAAATGGACAGATTAGGGAATAG